DNA sequence from the Oryzias melastigma strain HK-1 unplaced genomic scaffold, ASM292280v2 sc00262, whole genome shotgun sequence genome:
TTCTGGATAACCACCTTCATTCTAGGACGATTCTACCCATCTGTCACAGGTCAGCATGACAGGAGTTTTTCTGTTCCGGATCACGGTCTCTGCCAGACCATCTCTGTCCCACTCTGTGCGGACCTTGCCTACAATCAGACCATTATGCCCAACCTGCTGGGACACTTGACTCAGGAGGATGCTGGGATGGAAGTGCACCAGTTCTACCCACTGGTTCAGGTCCAGTGCTCAGCAGACCTACGGTTCTTCCTTTGCTCCATGTATGTCCCAGTGTGCACAGTTCTGGCAGAGGCTATCCCCCCGTGCAGGTCTCTGTGTGAGAGCGCTCGGCAGGGCTGTGAGGGGCTCATGAACAAGTTTGGTTTCCAGTGGCCCAAAAAGCTTCGCTGCCAGAACTTCCCAATTTATGGCATGGGGCAGATCTGTGTGGGGCAAAACTCCAGCAACCGTTCAGAATCAGACAACGTGGAGCTTGTGGACATGAAAACCATCCCGATACCCTCCTGCCCTCTGCAGCTTCAAGTCCCCTCTCACTTCAACTACTACTTTCTGGGAGTGAAGGACTGTGGTGCCCCATGTGAACCCTCCAAACCCAACGGATTGATGTATTTTACTGAGGAGGAGTTACAGTTCAGCCGACTGTGGGTCGGAACCTGGTCGGTTCTATGTTGCTGCAGTACATTCTTCACTGTCCTGACCTATCTGCGGGATACGAGGCGATTTCGTTACCCTGAGAGGCCGGTCATCTTCATGTCTGGCTGCTGCTTCATGGTGGCAGCAGTCCACGCCATTGGCTCTCTGCTTCAGGACAGAGCGGTGTGCTTGGACAGCTTCCAGAAAGGTGGATACAAGGTAGTGGTCCAGGGCACCAACATGGAGCTATGCACCATTCTCTTCACTGTCCTCTATTTCTTTGGTATGGCTGGCTCCCTGTGGTGGGTTGTCTTGTCCCTTGCGTGGTTCCTGTCCTCTGGGATGAAGTGGGGCCATGAGGCCATTGAGGAACTCTCAAAGTACTTCCACCTGGCAGCCTGGGCAGTGCCGGCAGCACAGACCTTCATCATCCTGGCCACAGGGCAAGTGAATGGGGACCTGCTTACTGGTATCTGCTACGTGGGAGTCTACAGTCTGGATGGGCTGCGAGGTTTTATCCTGGCACCGCTGTTTGTCCATATGGTTGTCAGCACTGCCTTCCTTCTGTCCGGGTTTGTGTCACTGCTCCGTGTTCGTTTCATCATGAAGATCAAAGGAGACAGCACAGAGAAGCTGGAGAAGCTGATCATCCGCCTGGGCGTGTTCAGCATGCTGCATGTTGTGCCAGCTGCAGTCGTCTTGTCCTGCCATGTCTATGAGCTGCTCATGCGGCCTCACTGGGAGACCACATGGCGCAGCAAAACTTGCAAGTACTTTGGTGTGCCGTGCCCAACAGAAAACATGTGGAACGTCACACCGGACTTCACCGTGTTCTTGATGAAGGAATCAATGACCATGATCGGAGGCCTCACGTCGGGGGTTTGGATCTGGTCTTGGAAGACTCTGCAGTCCTGGAGCTGCTTTTCTTGAGGACTGAGCATCAGTGAGAATACGAGGTCAAAGGGGAATTTGGGAGTTTAATGGTTCTAGCAAACTGCACTGACTCACAATGTTCTGCTGCAATAAAGACACCTTTGAAATGGAATGAAGTCTGGTTCCaggacagaaaaatgttttgaagacAACATAACTCCTATCATTTTAGCatgtatttaacatgtttttatttaataaccAAAGTGGGTTAACTACAGTTCACGTTTATATTAGGACCACCTGAAATTGCAAAGATATTCTGCTGTATTATCAGACAAAAATGCTGGGACATAATCGGTTTGCGTTTCTAAGAAACATACCTggttaaagaatttttttttaagtattagcTCATGtagctgttgttttttctgctcaCAGTTTGCATCACTAAAAATCTAATTAGTGGTTTGGGAATGTATCAAGACTAGAAAATAAAGCATATCCCAAATGTTGGTCCTGTAAAGCTGACTGCTTATTAAAATCAAGCTTAGTTTCCTCcatcatatttttgaaaactgacAACAGACCATCTGAGCTTCTGTTGAAGCCTACTAAAAGTCTCACTGACCACACACCAGGACATCTTGAAGATCATGAAGAAGTCTCTAGAATGACAAATATTTACACAGTACTGTTGTGGTCTTATCAAATCTCCTTCAGCAGCAGATACAGCAGCACACTTACTGAACCTCAGGGGAAAAAAGCTGTTCCTCCACTCTGGGACTTCATTACTTCTGTGTCCTCAGCTTTCAAATAActgaacatttttcatttaacaaaaatcaGTCCTAAAACAGGCATTAAAAACACCACATGACCACTTGGTCTGATGTCAAGTCCTAAACACACTGTGATCATGACTGCAGGAGCAGACAGTCTTGGATCAAACTTCAACTGTACATTTAAATGATTCGAGGCAGATGGACCGCTATTTGATTTCAGAAGAGAACAACACAATGATGTGATTGAATTGGTTGAGTCAAATGTCTCATTACAAACTGACCTTCAGTCACAGTTGAGCAGTGCAAACATACACAAGCATATGTGTCCTCATAAAACTGCAGGTTAAGTTGGACCTTTCCGGTCGATGCAATCATGATGTTCATCAGAACAGTCTGGTCCAGATCATACTGTTCCTCTGCATCCAAACCGCAGCCTTGAGAACAACACAAGAAAACTACCAAAAACCTCATTTATGTTAGACATattctgttctggttctggccCGGTGGCGGGTTTCCTGTAGCTGGACCAGAGAGATTCCGACAGGAAGGTTACGATTATGAGTGTCTAGGTTCAGACAGGAAGTCAGCAGTAGTACTCCCGCGCCCAGGTGCAGTACTCCAGCCGTCCAGCCCCAGAAGAGGGCATCTCCAAAATCCCAGCGAGGAACCACATCAGGTACTGTCTCATCAAAGAACTGAACCACTGCCATGTGGGCAATGTGGGACACTGAGACCAGGTCTAGCAATCcagaaattaaacaaagagAGCCCCCTGCTGCTTTCAGGGTCCTCTTGCAGCTCTGCTTCTCCAGATGATGCCAGCATCCATTGACCAGGTCCAGACCTGGGACAGCTAGCAGTAAGCCCATCAGCCCCAAGCCCAGTGAGCCGCACACCAGGATCCGGGCTAGCTTGATATTCCTAGGCATGCCAAGTAAGTTGTTGTAAGGGCGGCACTCCTGCAGACCAAGATCCTGCAGAACACAAGTCCTCCACAGACCAAGCTGGAAGGTCTCTGCAGGCAGAAGATCTGTGGAAAAACTGAGCCATGAAGGAATCAGGGAGGTGGTAAGAGAGCAGAGCCAGGCCACCACCGACATCAGGACCCCCAGCTGCTCCAGAACCTGTGAGACTGGGTCCATGACTGTGGCAGTGAGGATCTAACCTCCTGTCATTGAGACTATGTGGTGGTGGGGATCCTCTTTGCATAGAAACAGAGCCTCACAGTCTGGAAGTCACTGCTGAACCCCCCCAGAGCAGTCAGCTGACAACAACAGCTGTCTGTGAGCAGCCTGCAGGAATGCATCTTTCACTTCCTACAGTGTCATGCTGCCCTGTATCACCCTCTGCTTTGTCCAAACAGGAAACAGCTGATTCTTTAAGACAACTGCCCCGAGCCCTCTTCTGGTGATCCAGAACCAGCAATAGTCCAGAGTCCAGGAAGAGATCAGTCCAAATCCATGTCAGTCCAAAtccatttacaaaataaaactaaaatgtagaGAAATCAATTCAAATGCATGGATGCCGGTCAGAATCTAAAACAGATGGATCTGTTTTCACACAtcatttaaaatacagaaactaatcagattaaaaaacagTCATAGCCAAATTCAGCTGTCTATGGTTGAAATTCAGAAAGGCTTCAGTCAGTGTGAACATGTGTTGAGTTAAATTAAATCCTGGTCTTCGAGGAACACTGTCCTGAAGTCTTCCCATTCCCTGTTCCTGGTACCCTGCCATAGATGCCCTGCAATCATCAGGCTTTTGCAGAGCTTAATGAAGAATCAGAAGGGTTGAAACAAGGAAACATGGACAGGAGGACCAGCAATACACTTTACACTTATATCAGTAAGAGATCCACAACATCaggaaaaatgaccaaaaatacTGAATTACCATAGTtgcataattaaagaaaaaccaaaaaactaaaaaggttAAGCCACCAGTGAAAAGaccatttatacattttagacagagttgcattcatttaattattggtcttttgttaaattttatgtaataaaataagttttaaagtcccccattaaagttttattatatttaaaaaatgttcccagtagtgttttaattatacttatgaagtttttatccaaaatcccacaacctaaatacCTTAAAGAgcaattttttcatgttgatctcaAGCCTCTGTTTCCAGTGGCTTTTAGAGCTGAGCTGaccagctccgcccctgatccccctgtctgattatgatagctctgtgtctcactagcataaatcttcaccgctgctacataaaaacatccatcaatctgggtaatgtccagccgtatggttctgatccggatgtcagctggacgaggaagtgaagatcttcatggacagaacttcctcaaaaatcctgattctttctccttccagttcaccaaagactcttttagctaattctccaatgtttattgactgtgatcaatacattcaatcattggtttctcagagttcttgatcaaataatgaaagctaacatcaaaatgctctttcattgatttacaatcctttccaactgcggtcaaatgagccgccgttcacatttccgtggtcacatcaagaagctccgtggagtctggtggagattttgcagcgttctcagtcctgctaccgtaagtattggatgaaactcacaccaaaaatccagtgatgctgatttgaccacagaaatgtgaacggcggctcatttgactgcagtcaatgtgaagataccatcttctcttctccagaacctgaactagacactaggaacagatgagggtttagtgcatgtgcagcagagctgttgatggaaagaagatcattcattcaaacagagtctgtccaagacagtgtttgttattgttgtctttgAAATTAACTTTActttctattttatctgtttatttgggacagtgctcATGAAATTAATCCtgcagctatttttttatctgctttactctgaaagatgttaaaataatataaaagacataacagcacagatcatactaggaggagtgaCACCTTAAAATTCAACCGAATGTtgaggacaacccccaactccttgttctcgtacagtctcgtcattcgccctcatctcaggcacctttctccgccccctcctgcagcagctgagtctcgccgacgatgcaggcgaggcgctggggatctcaaacacacctaatatGGCCatagcggcggcctactttcgcgagtgGTGGAgataatgcatttccaatgggggacctcgagaagtccagtatttttacaggaagtgacagtgacaggaaaaaaaattggattcgaaaaaataatgtcaagcagaaagcagcagaggaagaatgattattctggcATATAAAATGagtgagaaataactgtctgtttctcaatggaagtcaatgggactttggccatcttttatggaagtttttttaggtcataattcaaagtgTTATGCATTTTTCGGTACCGGTATCGGTCCGTGgctcacttggtaccgggccacagacagaaaaaaaaacgtgcgGTCGTGCAGGAAAGATCCAGCGAGGAACCGAAGCGGGACCTTcgacttcacagaaaaaatctgctgtttacagacaaaaccgagTCTTCCTCGACAAAAACGGATTTCTGGAGACATCAGCTCTCACGCAGCAGGAGCCGCTCCGTGTAATAAAGTGTGGCGACAGAGTCTTCAGTCaaatgtttcacaaacacagataataaagatgaagacacggtggattcacgtttattattatattcagaaaataccCGTTTTACGATGGATGTgtcgttttattttgctttatgtaACCTTTACACAGTTCAGACTCGGCTAAAGTTAGCGTTTGATTAGCATCTACTTTGCAGTGAAAGGGGAATTTAACCACAAAGGCTAAGTTTAAACCTTTAGACTTGTTAAAATCAGTGAACTAGCGCCCCCGAccgcacgtttttttttttttctgtctgtgacccggtaccaagtgagCCACGGACCGATACCGGTACCGGTCAGcggcccgagggttggggaccgctGTCTTAAAGTTCACAGCAGCCCTAAAGTTGTGCTCCACAATCTCTTTGAGCTGTCACACAGCGGCTGTAGTGTAAGTCATCCAGATAGAAGCTATCTGGATGACTTACACTACAACCGCGGGGGAGGGTTTGCATGATGAattgagttttgaaacagagCGTGGGATTTTACTATGCAACagatttaaagttactttaaaatgaatttgaaccaaaccatgtattgaaatgtcatttttaaatattgaattgtaaattacaaaatgcattttaaaatgaaagaccaAACTGCATATTGAAATGTACATTGTAAAATGCAtagtcatttgaattatgacatcaaaaacccatgacaatatagaatgcaatttattttgtttttattcaatattttattttctaaaactctAGTAGTGAACTGTAAATTTTCATATTGAAGTGTGACTGAATTGTGTCAATGGTggtgctgttttttgtttgtttgtttgttttgaatacTGACAataatccccccccccccccaaaaaaaaaaaaacaccagggGGATACATTACAAGAACAGAAATAAGTAAATATTCAATTATTCTGTAAACCTGAAATAGATGATgagttttaattgcttttttgttaTGGCTGGATGAAATAGAGCGTAAGTACTGTCTGATTTCAGCAAAGAATTCaaagaaattttgatttttattactAAATTTGGTTTTATGGATGTAATATTTTGCTAATAAAATCAAGAGATTTATTAAATAGAATTGTGAAGACAACTTAACATcaaagttaataaaatcaaaaagaatgTTCTTCCAAGTTAGGAAAAAAAGGATAGACTTTACTCCTGATAAGAATTGACAATTTGCTCCAAATGACTTTAGTGTGCTTACAGGTCCAGAATATATGTATTAATGATTCTTCATACTGTTcacaaaatgtacagtttttattaaaatctcttTTAAACCTTTGTATGTATTGATTAGTTGGATAAAATCTAtgtaacattttgaacaaaacctCTTTGACCTCCTTGTTCAACTTGTTTGGCAAAAGCCAAACTTTTTCCCAGCAGATCTGTCCGTGAAGTGAGGTCCAAAAAGTTGTTGCTGGAGATTCAGTTCGGAGCTCCTGCTGAAACAATCTTCAGATggctttgtttggattttttacaGTTGAAAAGCAGATTTATCCGCCACTCAAAGCTGCTGGAGATGGTCAGGTCCAGCTGTTCCTTTAGATAAGTGAGGTGGAGAGGAACAGCACAAAAAAGACAGCAAAATCCTTCGCAGATATGGATCTTATAGTGTTGAATGAATTCAGTATAATTGTACAGTTGACCTTGTTGGTTGAAGAACTGAGAATCTTATTATCAAACCATtgctaaagaaaaatagtttttttcccctacAGAGTATATAGCTATCTATTGTTCCATATGAAAAATCTGTTAGGAGAAAAGTTATGTTTGTACATCAAGGACCAAGCAACATCTGTTTATGAAAAGAGGAGAGTTCGATGGGCACTGTGTCGGGCTTGTAGGTGCAGAGTAATTAGTAATAGGAAATCGAGGCCGCCAATCTGAGAGAAAATATAGTTAGGGATAAAATTCCATAAAGGGTTAGGGTGTTTGAGAAATTGTCTGATCCAGttaattttaaaagtcatatttaaaTGGTCGCGCTGTTCTGGAAGTCTGTTTGCCTCGAAGCTTAAATAAAGCATTAAGAAAACGTCAAGGGGGCACTCTTAGATGACGTCATCGGGAAGCGCCGTGCCGGTCCGGGCCAGAGCCGACAAAAAATGTCGGTGTTCCACGATGAAGTGGAGCTCGAGGACTTCGAGTACGACGAGGACACGTGCGCGTATTACTTCCCGTGTCCGTGCGGAGACCGTTTCGTCATCACGGAGGTGAGCT
Encoded proteins:
- the LOC112142230 gene encoding frizzled-7, producing the protein MGVMTSCWFWITTFILGRFYPSVTGQHDRSFSVPDHGLCQTISVPLCADLAYNQTIMPNLLGHLTQEDAGMEVHQFYPLVQVQCSADLRFFLCSMYVPVCTVLAEAIPPCRSLCESARQGCEGLMNKFGFQWPKKLRCQNFPIYGMGQICVGQNSSNRSESDNVELVDMKTIPIPSCPLQLQVPSHFNYYFLGVKDCGAPCEPSKPNGLMYFTEEELQFSRLWVGTWSVLCCCSTFFTVLTYLRDTRRFRYPERPVIFMSGCCFMVAAVHAIGSLLQDRAVCLDSFQKGGYKVVVQGTNMELCTILFTVLYFFGMAGSLWWVVLSLAWFLSSGMKWGHEAIEELSKYFHLAAWAVPAAQTFIILATGQVNGDLLTGICYVGVYSLDGLRGFILAPLFVHMVVSTAFLLSGFVSLLRVRFIMKIKGDSTEKLEKLIIRLGVFSMLHVVPAAVVLSCHVYELLMRPHWETTWRSKTCKYFGVPCPTENMWNVTPDFTVFLMKESMTMIGGLTSGVWIWSWKTLQSWSCFS
- the LOC112142206 gene encoding putative claudin-24, which encodes MDPVSQVLEQLGVLMSVVAWLCSLTTSLIPSWLSFSTDLLPAETFQLGLWRTCVLQDLGLQECRPYNNLLGMPRNIKLARILVCGSLGLGLMGLLLAVPGLDLVNGCWHHLEKQSCKRTLKAAGGSLCLISGLLDLVSVSHIAHMAVVQFFDETVPDVVPRWDFGDALFWGWTAGVLHLGAGVLLLTSCLNLDTHNRNLPVGISLVQLQETRHRARTRTEYV